ATCTGGCCCGGCATCACGTACGCCCGACCTCGCTGGATCTGATCGGGCTTATCTTCACGGATTTCATCGAGTTGCATGGTGACCGCCTATACGGTGACGATCTCGCTGTAGTCGGCGGAATCGCCAAGCTGAACGGCCGGCCGGTGACCGTCATCGGGCAGCAGCGCGGCAAGGATACGAAGGAGAATATTCTGCGCTTCTTCGGCAGTGCCCATCCGGAGGGCTTCCGCAAGTCACTGCGGCTGATGAAGCAGGCGGAGAAGTTCGGCCGCCCGATCATCACCTTTGTCGATACCAAAGGGGCTTACCCCGGCAACACCGCCGAGGAACGCGGACAATCGGGAGCGATTGCCCGCAATTTGTTCGAGATGTCTCAGCTGGCCGTACCGGTGATCTGCGTGATCATAGGCGAGGGCGGCAGCGGCGGAGCCTTGGCCATGGCTGTGGGCAACCGTGTGCTGATGCTGGAGAATGCGATCTATTCTGCGATCTCTCCTAACGGTGCAGCGTCGATTCTGTGGAAGGATGCAACCAAGGCGGAGCAAGCGGCAGAGGCCATGAAGATTACGGCCACCGATCTGCTGGAGATGGAAGTGATCGAGGAGATTATTGCTGAGCCCAGAGGCGGTGCGCACCGGGATTACGAAGCTGCGGCTGAGGCGGTTAAGGACACGGTCTGGCGTCACCTGCAAGAGCTGTCTGGTATGGATGCAGCGGCGCTGAAGGAAGACCGTTACCTGAAATTCCGCAAAATCGGCGAGTTTTCCGAGTCGCTACTAGAGCAGGATTCCGATCAGGAAGAAGTGCAGATTGTGGAGTAAGCGGGGAGATTCTCTCCGGGGAATGAGCGGCATGGCCGATACCTCCGGTTTGCACTTTTTAACATATTCCAGCTTATTCCAGCCCGTAATCGGGACAAGACCAATTATACAATTAATCCCATTCCGATCATCCTGTTCTTCTTGCAGGATGATTTTTCTTTTATCGGCCATCCTATATTATTCGACTTTAATTTACAGCAAAAACAGGCACTAACATTGATTTTGTGTTCAACATGCAGTAATATTCATAAGGGCGCAATAAAACGTGCATGTCTTTACATGTGATAAAGTTCCTATACAGAGAGCGAACCTTATAGTAGATTTTGTAGTTGGAAAAGACGAGACAGAGAGAACGAAAAAACGGAGGAAAACCTAATGCGGAAAAGTAAAATTGTATGTACGATCGGACCTGCAAGTGAATCGTTGGAGAATATCAAAAAATTGATTTTGGCTGGTATGAATGTGGCCCGTCTGAACTTCTCCCACGGCGATTTTGATGAGCATGGAGCCCGGATCAACACGATCCGTCAAGCATCCAAGGAACTTGGCAAGACCGTTGCCATCCTGCTCGACACCAAAGGACCTGAGATTCGTACAGGCAAGCTGGAAGTAGAACCGATTGAACTGGTTCAGGATGAGTATCTGACATTGACTACGGAAGAGATCCTTGGCGACCACAACCGTATCTCCATCACTTACAACAACCTGCCTAACGATGTTCAAGTAGGATCGACGATCCTGATCGACGACGGCCTGATCGGCCTTACGGTTGTCGACATTCAAGGCACTGAAATCAAGACCCGTATTGTTAACGGCGGTACGATCAAGAGCAAGAAGGGTGTTAACGTACCAGGAGTATCTATCTCCTTGCCGGGTATTACGGAAAAAGATACCAATGATATCATTTTCGGGATCGGACAGGACATTGATTTTATTGCCGCTTCTTTCGTACGCAAAGCCAGCGACGTTCTGGAAATCCGTGAACTGCTTGCGAAGCATGATGCTTCCCACATCCAGATCATTTCCAAGATCGAGAACCAGGAAGGTGTCGATAACCTGGATGAAATCCTGGCAGTATCCGACGGCCTGATGGTTGCCCGTGGCGACCTTGGTGTAGAAATCCCTGCTGAAGATGTACCTTTGGCTCAGAAGCTGATGATTCAGAAATGTAACATCGCCGGCAAACCGGTAATCACAGCTACCCAAATGCTGGATTCCATGCAGCGCAACCCGCGCCCAACCCGCGCTGAAGCAAGTGACGTAGCGAACGCAATCTTCGACGGAACCGATGCAATCATGCTGTCCGGTGAGACTGCTGCCGGGAAATATCCGGTAGAATCCGTACTGACTATGTCCCGTATTGCTGAGAAAGCAGAATCTGCTCTGAACCATCGTGAGATCTTCATGAAGCAGCAGATTGCTCAAGAAACTACTGTAACTGAAGCGATCAGCCAATCCGTAGCGATCTCCGCTCTGGATCTGAATGCCAAGGCGATCATTTCTTCGACTGTAACTGGCCACACTGCACGCGTGGTTTCCAAATATCGTCCTAAATCACAGATCATTGCTGTGACTACCCAGGAAAGAACCATGCGTCAGCTGGCGCTGGTATGGGGCGTAACTCCTGTATTCGGTCCTGAAGCTCATTCTACTGACGAATTGCTGGAAACAGCTCTTAACGGCGGTAAAGCTTCCGGTCTGGTTAAAGCCGGCGATCTTGTAGTCATCACTGCAGGTATCCCGCTTGGACGTTCCGGTTCCACTAACCTGGTGAAGGTAGATACGATTCCAGCCGACTAGGATTTGGAAGAGCATCTGCAGCACGAATAAGATATAATAAAAAGAGCAGTGGCGCTTGATTGCCGCTGCTCTTTTTTGATATCGATGATGCAAATGGATATATTGGACCTGAGTGTGTGGAGCAGGACGGCAGGTCAGGGAGTCGTATAAATAGGGTTCCTGGAATACACGGCAGGGGGACTTTTATGATAAATTCGTCTGACCGAAAAGGCGCTTCCGCAAGAGCGCGGAGGAGAAGGCACGGCCAGCAGCTTCTTATTCTGGATCATAATGCCGCCGTCTGAGACCTTTAGTCTGGGGCTACGTCCATTGACTTGGCAACAGGTGAAGCAAACTGTGGATAACTTGGACAGCGGCGCGATATCGAACCCTACCTGCGGTGCTTCGACAATCCATTCGGCAGAGCTTTGCGGTCCGTTATAGCGCTGTACGGTGCGGAAAACCCAGCATTTGCTGAGATTGCGCAGGGTGATGCACCATTTGCCGGGACTTATCTTGACAATGGAAGCGCGCATATGGTTGCCGGGAGAGACGGGGAGAGGAATTACGGTCTCGGAGGCGGGGAGAATCTCCCACCAGGCATAATACCGGACTTTTCCGTTCACCGACTCATGGCCGGTGCCCGTCTGAATAAGGCTGCTGTTCTTGAAGCCGTCGATGCCGATCCAGGCCGAGGAGAACGTAGGTTTTACCGTAGGCTTTACATAAGGGACGATCCAGTCGGCGGATATCTGCCGGTAGCTGCCTTTTTTGCCGGAAATGGCATAACCGCTCCAGTTGCTTGACGTCCAGCCGAAGCCTGAACTGGCGGCTCTGCCCGTATTGAGTTTATCCTTCAGACAGGGTTTGCTTCGTGTTAATCTATTGACTTGGCCCACTTGTCCACCGCCTCATAATAGGTTGTGCTCTATTTAATGCAGCAGGCGGCTATGAAGGTTGGGTATTCTGTTAAAAAGAATGAGAGAGGACTTGTAATCCCCATGGAAAAAATAACAAAGCTGCGCGGGTTCTATCTGTTTCTGGGACTGGCCGGGGGCTCCTTCGGATCTTACCTGTCGCTGCTGCTGAAATCGAATGGACTTGAGGTCAGCCAGATCGGCGTGCTGATGGCTATGGGTACGCTGATCGCCATCTGTGTCCAGCCTTTATGGGGAGTGGTCTCCGACCGGTATAACCAGGCGCGGCTGGTGCTGATTCTGAGCGTGGCGGTTCCGGCAGTGCTTGCGGTCCTATACCGGTCGGAATATTTTATCGTGCTGATGCTGGTGTATACCGTGTCCACGATCTTCTCCTCTACACAGGCGCCTATAGCCGACTCCTACGCCATAGTGGCCGCGAACAGGGCTGGAGCCACTTACGGCAGCATCCGCATGATGATGAGCATAGGCGCCGCCGTAGGGGCCATTGCGGGGGGACAGTATGTATCCAAGTTCTCCGTATCAAGCATCTGGCTGCCGTTTCTGCTGCTGAATAGCGTCGCTGTAGTGATTGCCTTCACCCTTCCCAAGCAGGCGGAGGAGAATCATATGATGAGCCAGTCCTTCTCCCAGGGGATCAAAAAACTGCTTGGCAACCGCATATTCCTGGCCTTCCTTGGCGGCAGCTTTCTGGTCAATCAGACCATGACGGCGTTCGGGACCTATTTCGTCATTGCCTTCCAGTCGGTCGGAGGGTCCACCAGCTCTGCGGGGATCGCTCTGTTCCTGGCGTCGATTACCAATGTTCCGTCCATGTTCTTCGCTTCCCGTGTGATCCGCAGGCTGGGCATGGAGCGGACGCTGCTGCTCGGTGCGCTGATCTATGTGCTGCGCTGGGGAATTCAGGTGGCCTTCCCGTACCCTTCGGTTATGATCGGCGTACAGGTGCTTCACGGCCTCTCGTTCGGGTTCTTTTATATCGCGGCGGTTGAATATGTATCGAAGATTACCTCAGCGGAGATGCAGGCGACCGGGCAAAGTGTCTTTAACATCGTATTCTCCGGGTTAGCCGGCATTCTGGGCAATCTGTTGAACGGGATGCTGCTGAATCAGGGCGGGGTCGAGCTGATGAACCTCTCCTGTATGCTTAGTGCGGCTGCGGGCGCGGCCCTTCTGTTCTATGTCGCCCGAAGCTCACGCCGCAAACTGCCGCTGAAGTCTGCATCCGGCGGGATCGGCGCTTAGCGGGCTGATGGCTGCCGGATAGGCTGTATTTTAGAAAGGAGCATGAATATGAATCCGCATCAACCGGGATGGGCCAGCCGCTGGCACAGTACCTCCATCCGCGTACGTTATCAGGAGACCGACCAGATGGGCGTCGTCTACCATGCCAACTATTTGATCTGGTTTGAGTGCGGCCGCACGGAGATGTTCCGTGAGCTGGGCTTCGACTACCGGAGGCTGGAGGGCCTCGGTCTGCTGCTGCCGGTGACCTCTGCAGATTTGCAATTTAAAAGCCCCGCGCGATATGATGATCTTATTACCGTGTATGCGCGGTTAACCACCTTCTCGGCTCTGAGGGTTGTGTATGAATATGAAATCCGCCGGATGGCGGCGGGTCAGGAAGGGCAGGAGCGGACCGCAGGCGAGCTTCTGGTCAGCGGCTCGACGAGCCATGTCTGGCTGAACGGGGAATGGCGGCCGGTGCGGATCGACAGGGCACAGCCTGAGCTGTTCCATGCCATCCTGGCTGCGCTGAAGGAAGAAGAATAGCGTTAATGGAAGAAGAAGGAGGAGCAGTATGATCAGGAACAAATGGCTGTGGGCCGCCCTATTTGCAGTCCCGGCCGTGGAATTATTCGGTTTCATCTATGTCTCAAGTTTTCTTGGAGCGCCCAAGACGCTGCTGATCATGCTGGCTACTTCGGTCATCGGTTTGCTAATGATGCGGTTCGAAGGCAAGAAAGTGCTGCAGGACAGCAGAACACATATGCAGGAAGGCCGGGTGCCCGGACGGACCATGCTGGACGGCTTATGTATTTTCTTCGGCGGTCTGCTGCTGATTCTGCCGGGATTTGTCACGGATCTGATCGGCTTTACTCTGGTATTTCCGCTGACCCGGCCGCTTTACCGGGTTTTTCTGCTGAAATGGATCGAGAAGAAGATGAAGAACGGCACGTTCACCTTCTACCGCAGGTAAGTGGGTAATAAGGAAGTAATCGGGTTTGTCAGAAGGTGTTCAGTTGCAGGGTGCTGCGGCCGGATGCCTTTTTGGCGTTAGGGAGGGGTGCTATAGGCAGTTTCCCGGCGGCGGAGGGCCACCGCTAGTTTCGAGCGCCGCCCTAATGCAGCCTGCCGCTGAGGATATAGCTGCGCAGGGCGCGGAATACGCCGGCGCGGGCGAATGCGTCGAGAATAACGAGCAGCACCGGGCCGAGGATCAGGCCGAGCATGCCCATTAGCTGAAGGCCGGCGAACATGCCGATCAGCATGGCGAGCGGATCGACGCCGATACTGCTGGCGAGTACCTTAGGCTCAAGCACCTGGCGGGTGATCAGGATGACGCCGTAGAGCACCAGCAGCCCGATGGCCAGCGCCATGTTACCGGTCATGTATGAATACAAGGCCCACGGCAGAATGACGATGCCGACGCCCAGATAAGGAATCAGATCGACGATACCGATGGTCAGGCCGATGGCAAAGGCTGAGCTGACGCCCAGCAACAGCAGGCCGATGATCACAATCACCGCTGTTACGGAGATCAGCACCAGCTGGGCGCGGATGTAGCCGAACAGCGCCTTGCGCAGATCCTTCCAGATCTCCGACACCGGTCTTAGCAGCGGGGCTGGGAGCAGGGCGGTCAGCTTGGCATTATGCCGTTCCCATCCGGTGCTGAGGAAGAAGGCAGCCAGCACGATCACAATTAGAATGGTGCCAAGGCTCGGCAGCGAAGAGATCAGCTTCAGGATGAGATTGAAGAACCCGGTAATCATCTGCGTCACGGCTTGGCCGACAGTTTCAGTGGTCCGGTTGATATTGCTGTCAATGGTGGCGTGATAGCCGGGGTTGTCGTGGTAAAACTGGTTGATTTGGTTAATAATATTCTGAATGCTGGCATTGCGGCTCAGGGACAGCAGCAGCTCCCGCCACTGGTCGGTATGAAGATCGAAGGTCTGAATCAGCCCGATCAGCTCTTTGACCAGTCTTGTGATGAGGGCGGTCAGTACAAGAGCGGTGCCTCCGATGTAGAATAGCAGCGAGAGGGATACAGCGAGCCAGCCGGGGAGCTTCAGCCCTTTAAGCACCAGGACAAGGGGATGCATAAGGTAAGCCAGCAGCCAGGCGACCAGCAGGGGATACAGGAGCGGCAGCAGTACATAGACAGCCAGCAGAATCAGGGCGGCGGCAAGCACGACCCAGAGGCCGCGCAGCAATCTTTTAAGCACAAGTGTATCGATCTTCGGTCCCTCCCACTCTGGCGGATTCCAGGAATAACGGCTCGTCTTATGTATATTCATAGGGGGTGTGAAAAGACTAGCAACGATAGAAAAGGGCAGAATGCAGCCATAACCCTAACCTGGAAGCGCAATCATGAAACATTCCTTGCATTCGTTTTTTTCTATCCCTCCGATAAAATCATTTGATGTGCTGTAAAGCTTCCACGTTGTTCACATAACCGTCAAAATCCGGTATGATAATTAAAGGTTA
This genomic interval from Paenibacillus sp. FSL H8-0332 contains the following:
- a CDS encoding acetyl-CoA carboxylase carboxyltransferase subunit alpha, translated to MAGELPFEMPLVEMRKKIAELKQFGEEKGIDFSDEVARLEERYSELENEIYSNISPAQKMHLARHHVRPTSLDLIGLIFTDFIELHGDRLYGDDLAVVGGIAKLNGRPVTVIGQQRGKDTKENILRFFGSAHPEGFRKSLRLMKQAEKFGRPIITFVDTKGAYPGNTAEERGQSGAIARNLFEMSQLAVPVICVIIGEGGSGGALAMAVGNRVLMLENAIYSAISPNGAASILWKDATKAEQAAEAMKITATDLLEMEVIEEIIAEPRGGAHRDYEAAAEAVKDTVWRHLQELSGMDAAALKEDRYLKFRKIGEFSESLLEQDSDQEEVQIVE
- the pyk gene encoding pyruvate kinase, which translates into the protein MRKSKIVCTIGPASESLENIKKLILAGMNVARLNFSHGDFDEHGARINTIRQASKELGKTVAILLDTKGPEIRTGKLEVEPIELVQDEYLTLTTEEILGDHNRISITYNNLPNDVQVGSTILIDDGLIGLTVVDIQGTEIKTRIVNGGTIKSKKGVNVPGVSISLPGITEKDTNDIIFGIGQDIDFIAASFVRKASDVLEIRELLAKHDASHIQIISKIENQEGVDNLDEILAVSDGLMVARGDLGVEIPAEDVPLAQKLMIQKCNIAGKPVITATQMLDSMQRNPRPTRAEASDVANAIFDGTDAIMLSGETAAGKYPVESVLTMSRIAEKAESALNHREIFMKQQIAQETTVTEAISQSVAISALDLNAKAIISSTVTGHTARVVSKYRPKSQIIAVTTQERTMRQLALVWGVTPVFGPEAHSTDELLETALNGGKASGLVKAGDLVVITAGIPLGRSGSTNLVKVDTIPAD
- a CDS encoding G1 family glutamic endopeptidase, producing MGQVNRLTRSKPCLKDKLNTGRAASSGFGWTSSNWSGYAISGKKGSYRQISADWIVPYVKPTVKPTFSSAWIGIDGFKNSSLIQTGTGHESVNGKVRYYAWWEILPASETVIPLPVSPGNHMRASIVKISPGKWCITLRNLSKCWVFRTVQRYNGPQSSAEWIVEAPQVGFDIAPLSKLSTVCFTCCQVNGRSPRLKVSDGGIMIQNKKLLAVPSPPRSCGSAFSVRRIYHKSPPAVYSRNPIYTTP
- a CDS encoding MFS transporter; amino-acid sequence: MEKITKLRGFYLFLGLAGGSFGSYLSLLLKSNGLEVSQIGVLMAMGTLIAICVQPLWGVVSDRYNQARLVLILSVAVPAVLAVLYRSEYFIVLMLVYTVSTIFSSTQAPIADSYAIVAANRAGATYGSIRMMMSIGAAVGAIAGGQYVSKFSVSSIWLPFLLLNSVAVVIAFTLPKQAEENHMMSQSFSQGIKKLLGNRIFLAFLGGSFLVNQTMTAFGTYFVIAFQSVGGSTSSAGIALFLASITNVPSMFFASRVIRRLGMERTLLLGALIYVLRWGIQVAFPYPSVMIGVQVLHGLSFGFFYIAAVEYVSKITSAEMQATGQSVFNIVFSGLAGILGNLLNGMLLNQGGVELMNLSCMLSAAAGAALLFYVARSSRRKLPLKSASGGIGA
- a CDS encoding thioesterase family protein is translated as MNPHQPGWASRWHSTSIRVRYQETDQMGVVYHANYLIWFECGRTEMFRELGFDYRRLEGLGLLLPVTSADLQFKSPARYDDLITVYARLTTFSALRVVYEYEIRRMAAGQEGQERTAGELLVSGSTSHVWLNGEWRPVRIDRAQPELFHAILAALKEEE
- a CDS encoding FxsA family protein — protein: MIRNKWLWAALFAVPAVELFGFIYVSSFLGAPKTLLIMLATSVIGLLMMRFEGKKVLQDSRTHMQEGRVPGRTMLDGLCIFFGGLLLILPGFVTDLIGFTLVFPLTRPLYRVFLLKWIEKKMKNGTFTFYRR
- the ytvI gene encoding sporulation integral membrane protein YtvI, whose protein sequence is MDTLVLKRLLRGLWVVLAAALILLAVYVLLPLLYPLLVAWLLAYLMHPLVLVLKGLKLPGWLAVSLSLLFYIGGTALVLTALITRLVKELIGLIQTFDLHTDQWRELLLSLSRNASIQNIINQINQFYHDNPGYHATIDSNINRTTETVGQAVTQMITGFFNLILKLISSLPSLGTILIVIVLAAFFLSTGWERHNAKLTALLPAPLLRPVSEIWKDLRKALFGYIRAQLVLISVTAVIVIIGLLLLGVSSAFAIGLTIGIVDLIPYLGVGIVILPWALYSYMTGNMALAIGLLVLYGVILITRQVLEPKVLASSIGVDPLAMLIGMFAGLQLMGMLGLILGPVLLVILDAFARAGVFRALRSYILSGRLH